One genomic segment of Aureimonas sp. AU20 includes these proteins:
- a CDS encoding ABC transporter substrate-binding protein, with protein MASAVRQRLAWKLTLGAAIALSWGVAGAAEFRQAPMLDAKVSDGSLPAVAERLPATPFVETLIDGPGRYGGNLRTTILGGGDQYNITRTIANETLVRWTPDWTKVVPSIAETVEASPDAKTFTFKLRKGMRWSDGAPFTADDILFWYEDVFSNPALTPSKNPTFTVAGKPVVVEKVDDATVVFRFESPYGLFLQQLAYGQGHAPIIYPKHYLSQFHEKYNKDGIPALLAKNPSVGDWVSLFNSKVSPNFQPVYWQNLELPTLNPWVLTVPYADQDRVVASRNPYYWKVDPAGNQLPYLDTITWAKLDDVQLMLLRATSGELDYAFRHINNSTYKSVLYDSQEQGHYRLMDVADLPANDATLLLNLNVQDPIKNALFNNKDFRIALSHAINRQDIIDLVYVGQGAPAQVGPLPEHELYNERLANQYVEFDPEQSKAILDRIGLDKKDAQGFRLGPDGKRFTITFMVADVFGLSYPDIMQMVQRYAADVGLDIQIRTTDRARLNSMWYANEQDAYIWNCVGGRAEAYTDVRCYMPFQKADIFFASKWADWYADHSKGEEPPAAVKEHMALYDKVNEAVTDETRLAAMKVYLEKAADNFYTIGISRPMPKYALINRDIKNVFEPIPITGNLWHPAPTLTQWYFDRPAP; from the coding sequence ATGGCATCCGCTGTCCGGCAACGCTTGGCATGGAAACTGACGCTCGGTGCGGCGATCGCCCTGTCATGGGGGGTGGCCGGGGCCGCCGAGTTTCGTCAGGCGCCTATGCTCGACGCCAAGGTCTCCGACGGCAGCCTGCCGGCGGTCGCCGAGCGTCTTCCCGCGACACCCTTCGTCGAGACGTTGATCGACGGGCCGGGTCGCTACGGCGGCAACCTTCGCACCACGATTCTGGGCGGCGGCGACCAGTACAACATCACCCGCACCATCGCGAACGAGACGCTGGTCCGCTGGACGCCCGACTGGACCAAGGTCGTGCCCTCGATCGCCGAGACCGTCGAGGCCTCGCCCGACGCCAAGACCTTCACCTTCAAGCTGCGCAAGGGAATGCGCTGGTCGGACGGCGCGCCCTTCACGGCCGACGACATCCTGTTCTGGTACGAGGACGTCTTCTCGAACCCCGCGCTGACACCGTCGAAGAACCCGACCTTCACGGTGGCGGGGAAGCCCGTCGTTGTGGAGAAGGTCGACGACGCGACCGTGGTGTTCCGCTTCGAGAGCCCTTACGGCCTGTTTCTTCAGCAACTGGCCTACGGTCAGGGGCACGCCCCGATCATCTACCCCAAGCACTACCTCTCGCAGTTCCACGAGAAGTACAACAAGGACGGCATTCCGGCGCTGCTTGCCAAGAACCCCTCGGTGGGCGATTGGGTCTCGCTCTTCAATTCCAAGGTCTCGCCGAACTTCCAGCCCGTCTACTGGCAGAATCTCGAGCTGCCGACCTTGAACCCCTGGGTTCTGACGGTGCCCTATGCCGACCAGGATCGCGTCGTGGCGAGCCGCAATCCCTACTACTGGAAGGTCGATCCGGCCGGAAACCAGCTGCCCTATCTCGATACCATCACCTGGGCCAAGCTCGACGACGTGCAGCTCATGCTGCTGCGCGCGACCAGCGGCGAGCTCGACTATGCCTTCCGGCACATCAACAACTCGACCTACAAGTCCGTTCTCTACGACAGTCAGGAGCAGGGGCACTACCGGCTGATGGACGTCGCCGATCTGCCGGCCAACGACGCCACGCTCCTCCTGAACCTCAACGTTCAGGACCCCATCAAGAACGCGCTCTTCAACAACAAGGACTTCCGCATCGCGCTCAGCCACGCGATCAACCGGCAGGACATTATCGATCTCGTTTATGTCGGCCAGGGCGCGCCCGCCCAGGTCGGGCCTCTGCCCGAGCACGAGCTCTACAACGAGCGTCTGGCGAACCAGTATGTCGAGTTCGACCCCGAGCAGTCCAAGGCGATCCTCGACCGGATCGGTCTCGACAAGAAGGACGCGCAGGGCTTCCGCCTCGGACCGGACGGCAAGCGCTTCACGATCACCTTCATGGTCGCCGACGTCTTCGGCCTGTCCTATCCCGACATCATGCAGATGGTGCAGCGATACGCCGCCGACGTCGGTCTGGACATCCAGATCCGCACCACGGACCGGGCGCGCCTCAACTCCATGTGGTACGCCAACGAGCAGGACGCCTATATCTGGAACTGTGTGGGCGGGCGCGCCGAAGCCTATACGGACGTGCGCTGCTACATGCCCTTCCAGAAGGCCGACATCTTCTTCGCCTCGAAATGGGCCGATTGGTACGCGGACCACTCGAAGGGCGAGGAGCCGCCGGCAGCGGTGAAGGAGCACATGGCGCTCTACGACAAGGTCAACGAGGCGGTGACCGACGAGACGCGGCTCGCGGCCATGAAGGTCTATCTGGAAAAGGCGGCCGACAATTTCTACACGATCGGCATCTCGCGCCCGATGCCGAAATACGCGCTGATCAACCGCGACATCAAGAACGTCTTCGAGCCGATCCCGATCACCGGCAATCTCTGGCACCCCGCCCCGACGCTGACCCAGTGGTATTTCGACCGGCCGGCGCCCTGA
- a CDS encoding ABC transporter permease produces the protein MLRFILRRVAYMVPTLFAVSIVAFVIIQLPPGDYLTTLMADWASGGGAVEMGTVEVLRQRYGLDQPVWIQYFYWISGIVTRGDFGISFELNRPVTDVIWGRLGYTFLISFCTLLFIWALALPIGIYSAVRQYSIGDYVATFLGFLGLAIPNFLLALVLMYVTVSYFGASVGGLFSPAMVDAPWGLAKFADFLAHVWLPILVVGTAGLASLIRIMRANLLDELHKPYVTTARAKGVSEFRLLLKYPVRVALNPLISTLGWILPALVSGEIIVSVVLSLPTTGPMLLRALLAQDMYLAGSIILMVSVLTLVGTLVSDILLAIADPRIRFQ, from the coding sequence ATGCTCAGGTTCATCCTGCGACGCGTCGCGTACATGGTTCCCACCTTGTTCGCGGTCTCGATCGTGGCCTTCGTCATCATCCAGCTGCCGCCCGGCGACTACCTCACCACGCTCATGGCCGACTGGGCGAGCGGCGGCGGGGCGGTGGAGATGGGCACGGTGGAGGTGCTGCGTCAGCGCTACGGCCTCGATCAGCCGGTCTGGATCCAGTATTTCTACTGGATCTCCGGCATCGTGACGCGCGGCGACTTCGGCATTTCCTTCGAGCTGAACCGTCCCGTCACCGACGTCATCTGGGGACGGCTCGGCTACACGTTCCTCATCTCCTTCTGCACGCTCCTGTTCATCTGGGCCTTGGCGTTGCCGATCGGCATCTACTCGGCCGTGCGCCAGTATTCGATCGGCGACTACGTCGCGACCTTCCTGGGCTTCCTGGGCTTGGCGATCCCGAACTTCCTTCTGGCCCTCGTCCTGATGTACGTGACGGTGAGCTATTTCGGCGCGAGCGTCGGTGGCCTCTTCTCACCTGCGATGGTGGACGCGCCGTGGGGGCTCGCGAAGTTCGCCGACTTCCTCGCCCATGTCTGGCTGCCGATCCTCGTCGTCGGCACCGCGGGCCTCGCCTCGCTGATCCGCATCATGCGGGCGAACCTTCTGGACGAACTCCACAAGCCCTACGTCACGACGGCGCGGGCCAAGGGCGTTTCGGAGTTTCGCCTTCTCCTCAAATATCCCGTGCGCGTCGCGCTGAACCCGCTGATCTCCACGCTCGGTTGGATCCTGCCGGCCCTCGTCTCGGGCGAGATCATCGTCTCGGTGGTTCTCAGCCTGCCCACCACCGGCCCGATGCTCCTGCGCGCGCTGCTCGCCCAGGACATGTACCTCGCCGGCTCGATCATCCTCATGGTGAGCGTCCTGACGCTCGTCGGGACGCTCGTGTCCGACATCCTGCTCGCCATCGCCGATCCGAGGATCCGCTTCCAATGA
- a CDS encoding ABC transporter permease, giving the protein MSDIATTIGQPLDPQPSPLETGRRDLAVAGQWTLFWLKFRRHKLAVVSLVVVILLYLVALFADFIAPFDPNAANARYTYAPPQGIAFFLSEGEGTRFAPHAAGLKMELDRVAMRRVFQTDPENPVRLGFFVPSAPYKLAGLIPMERKLIGSVEPGKPFYLLGADRLGRDIFSRVVYGARISLSIGLVGVAMSLVLGVVLGGISGYYGGAVDTAIQRVIEFLRSVPTIPLWMGLAAAVPLSWPPVRTYFMITLIISLIGWTSLAREVRGRFLSLRTEDFVLAARLDGASEARIILRHMVPSFASHIISVMTLAIPTMILAETSLSFLGIGLQSPIVSWGVLLQEAQNIRAVAQAPWLLFVPGGAVVIAVLSLNFLGDGLRDAADPYSR; this is encoded by the coding sequence ATGAGCGACATCGCGACAACCATCGGTCAGCCCCTCGACCCGCAGCCCTCGCCGCTCGAAACGGGCAGGCGCGACCTCGCCGTCGCGGGGCAGTGGACGCTGTTCTGGCTGAAGTTCCGCCGGCACAAGCTCGCCGTCGTCAGTCTCGTTGTGGTCATCCTCCTCTATCTCGTGGCGCTCTTTGCCGACTTCATCGCGCCCTTCGACCCCAACGCCGCCAACGCGCGCTACACCTACGCGCCGCCGCAGGGCATCGCCTTCTTCCTGTCGGAAGGGGAGGGGACCCGCTTCGCTCCGCACGCGGCGGGCCTCAAGATGGAGCTCGACCGCGTCGCCATGCGCCGCGTCTTCCAGACCGACCCGGAGAACCCCGTGCGCCTCGGCTTCTTCGTGCCGTCCGCGCCCTACAAGCTCGCCGGGCTCATCCCGATGGAGCGCAAGCTCATCGGCTCGGTGGAGCCTGGAAAGCCGTTCTATCTTCTGGGCGCCGACCGGCTCGGGCGCGACATCTTCAGCCGCGTCGTCTACGGCGCTCGAATCTCGCTGTCGATCGGCCTCGTGGGCGTCGCCATGAGCCTCGTGCTCGGCGTCGTGCTCGGCGGCATCTCGGGCTACTACGGCGGCGCCGTCGACACGGCGATCCAGCGCGTGATCGAGTTCCTACGCTCCGTGCCGACCATCCCTCTCTGGATGGGGCTTGCGGCGGCCGTGCCGCTGAGTTGGCCGCCGGTGCGCACCTACTTCATGATCACGCTGATCATCTCGCTGATCGGCTGGACGAGCCTGGCGCGCGAGGTCCGGGGCCGCTTCCTGAGCCTTCGCACCGAGGATTTCGTCCTGGCGGCGCGGCTCGACGGGGCGTCCGAGGCGCGGATCATCCTGCGCCATATGGTGCCGTCCTTCGCCAGTCACATCATCTCGGTGATGACGCTCGCCATCCCGACCATGATCCTCGCCGAGACCTCGCTGTCCTTCCTCGGCATCGGCCTCCAGTCGCCGATCGTCTCCTGGGGCGTGCTCCTGCAGGAAGCGCAGAACATTCGCGCCGTCGCCCAGGCCCCCTGGCTGCTCTTCGTTCCCGGCGGCGCGGTGGTGATCGCGGTGCTTTCCCTCAACTTCCTGGGAGACGGGTTGCGCGACGCCGCCGACCCCTACAGCCGATGA